In the genome of Balneola sp., one region contains:
- the xerD gene encoding site-specific tyrosine recombinase XerD: protein MRFKQKLELYLQFIKLEKGLSENSVVSYKNDLDRYLQFLLIEKKISDLSGVTLSHIEDFLNYLIEYELLSPGSLARNISSIRGFHEFAVVEGMTEANPAELIELPKKARKLPEVLSPQEIEEMLATPDTSKPAGIRDKAILECLYGTGMRVSELTDLETDRMFFEIGFIRVIGKGSKERLVPVGEIAQEAIEHYLTKARPLFFNKEKAEKAKNKVFLNQRGGALTRMSIWNIVQKAAKVADIKKKVYPHIFRHSFATHLLEGGADLRAVQEMLGHSSILTTEIYTHVDRSLLHQTHKQYHPRA, encoded by the coding sequence TTGAGATTTAAGCAAAAACTTGAACTATATCTTCAATTCATCAAGCTTGAAAAAGGCCTTTCTGAAAATTCGGTGGTCTCCTATAAAAACGATCTCGACCGGTACCTCCAATTTCTTCTCATAGAAAAAAAGATAAGTGACCTTTCCGGAGTCACCCTTTCGCATATTGAAGATTTTTTGAATTACCTGATCGAGTATGAACTACTTTCCCCTGGTTCCCTGGCTCGTAATATTTCAAGTATCCGGGGCTTCCATGAGTTTGCCGTAGTTGAAGGTATGACCGAGGCAAATCCAGCTGAACTTATTGAACTCCCCAAAAAGGCACGGAAGTTACCCGAGGTACTGTCACCTCAGGAGATTGAAGAAATGCTGGCAACCCCTGATACCTCCAAACCAGCAGGAATAAGGGATAAAGCTATCCTCGAATGTTTGTATGGCACCGGGATGAGGGTAAGCGAACTCACCGATTTGGAAACGGATCGGATGTTTTTTGAAATAGGATTCATTCGCGTTATTGGAAAAGGAAGTAAAGAGCGGCTGGTTCCTGTTGGCGAAATAGCCCAGGAGGCTATTGAGCATTATCTCACTAAAGCCCGTCCTTTATTTTTTAATAAGGAAAAGGCCGAAAAAGCTAAGAACAAGGTGTTTTTGAATCAGCGGGGTGGAGCTTTAACCCGGATGAGTATCTGGAATATTGTGCAGAAAGCAGCCAAAGTTGCTGATATCAAGAAGAAGGTATACCCGCATATTTTTCGCCATTCTTTTGCTACTCATCTTTTGGAGGGAGGTGCTGATCTACGAGCGGTTCAAGAGATGTTGGGGCATTCATCTATTCTCACTACCGAGATCTACACCCATGTTGATCGTTCGCTACTCCATCAAACGCATAAGCAATATCACCCAAGAGCCTGA
- the ytxJ gene encoding bacillithiol system redox-active protein YtxJ has product MGLFDSFFGAGSSSDQVQWNYLTATEQVEDVFKDSNSAPQIILKHSNSCGTSYFAKKNVESISEEERKGAPIHLIDVIRSRPISIYLGDKVSIRHESPQVFVIKNGEVIWSASHGGVNTRNILQALG; this is encoded by the coding sequence ATGGGATTATTTGATTCTTTTTTTGGCGCTGGAAGTTCTTCGGATCAAGTTCAATGGAACTATCTGACCGCTACTGAGCAGGTTGAAGATGTGTTTAAGGACTCAAATTCAGCTCCACAGATTATCTTAAAACACAGCAACAGCTGTGGCACCAGCTATTTTGCCAAGAAAAATGTTGAGTCAATTAGTGAAGAGGAGAGAAAAGGAGCGCCGATTCATTTGATAGATGTGATAAGATCCCGGCCGATTTCAATCTACCTGGGCGATAAAGTTTCGATCAGGCATGAATCTCCACAAGTGTTTGTCATCAAAAATGGAGAAGTAATCTGGAGCGCTTCCCATGGGGGAGTAAACACCCGGAATATACTTCAGGCTCTTGGGTGA
- a CDS encoding metal-dependent hydrolase translates to MNTQAFWLGHSAFRIISPKGNIIYIDPFLQHNPATPDELKSVEKADFILLTHGHEDHVGDTLEIAKNTGAKVVGIVELISLLQNEGLSAEQSVPFNKGGTVHFDDFSVTMVSANHSSSYKGQYAGDPAGLVLSFEEDICIYHMGDTNIFTDLALYGELYEPDVVLAPIGDHFTMGPEEAAYAVEMIDPDYAVPMHYGTWPPIASDPQVFKETLEEFTEIEAIIPKVGENFLDL, encoded by the coding sequence ATGAACACACAAGCATTTTGGCTAGGTCACTCTGCCTTTCGAATTATCAGTCCTAAAGGAAATATTATTTATATCGATCCTTTTTTACAGCATAACCCGGCCACTCCAGATGAATTAAAGAGTGTTGAAAAAGCTGATTTTATCCTTCTTACTCATGGCCATGAAGATCATGTAGGAGATACTCTTGAAATTGCCAAGAATACAGGAGCCAAAGTGGTGGGTATCGTTGAGCTCATCTCCCTTCTCCAAAATGAAGGACTATCGGCAGAACAATCAGTGCCGTTCAATAAAGGTGGTACTGTTCATTTTGATGATTTTTCGGTGACCATGGTTTCTGCGAATCATAGTTCGTCATACAAAGGGCAATATGCCGGAGACCCGGCGGGATTGGTGCTGTCCTTCGAAGAGGACATTTGTATCTATCATATGGGCGATACCAATATTTTCACTGATTTGGCACTGTATGGCGAGTTGTATGAACCGGATGTGGTCTTAGCCCCTATTGGAGATCATTTCACTATGGGACCTGAGGAAGCCGCGTATGCTGTTGAAATGATTGATCCTGATTACGCCGTGCCTATGCATTATGGAACCTGGCCTCCGATAGCTTCCGATCCACAGGTGTTTAAAGAAACGCTCGAGGAGTTTACTGAAATAGAGGCCATCATCCCAAAAGTGGGCGAAAACTTCCTGGACTTATAA
- a CDS encoding RHS repeat-associated core domain-containing protein has product MPGRSNNTANPNDNYKFTGHELDDEAGLDIYHMIARGMDPATGRMMQIDPAHELYPDISPYAYVMNNPLNAIDPDGRTVYYVNGEAVYDDGEDNALVVHTTQDVIDDMTTDGETDWDGVRNADGSTTEITDRDQYDAWVNGIIDDIVFAFDGKVKVSWDSKGNITYQTSSQALFGMWRDASIGLVGGYVLGKGLSMVVKAGGSTFNLSFGTITTKFLILFGIYMRLVQMV; this is encoded by the coding sequence ATGCCGGGGCGATCTAATAACACAGCCAACCCCAACGACAACTACAAGTTTACAGGACATGAGTTAGATGACGAAGCGGGATTGGATATCTACCACATGATTGCCAGAGGGATGGATCCAGCAACAGGGCGGATGATGCAAATAGACCCAGCTCATGAGCTTTACCCAGATATTTCACCCTATGCGTATGTAATGAACAATCCGTTGAATGCCATTGACCCTGATGGTCGGACTGTTTATTACGTGAATGGAGAAGCAGTATATGATGACGGGGAGGATAATGCCTTGGTAGTTCATACAACTCAGGATGTTATAGATGACATGACTACAGATGGCGAAACAGATTGGGATGGCGTTAGAAATGCTGATGGTTCTACCACTGAGATTACTGACCGTGATCAATATGATGCTTGGGTAAATGGTATAATTGATGATATAGTATTTGCTTTTGATGGTAAGGTAAAAGTGTCTTGGGATAGTAAAGGGAACATAACCTATCAAACATCCTCTCAAGCTCTTTTTGGAATGTGGAGAGATGCTTCTATTGGATTGGTTGGTGGGTATGTATTAGGGAAAGGTCTTTCGATGGTTGTTAAAGCAGGTGGTAGTACATTCAACCTTTCTTTTGGTACAATTACAACCAAGTTTCTCATACTTTTCGGCATTTACATGAGGTTGGTGCAGATGGTGTAA
- a CDS encoding RHS repeat-associated core domain-containing protein has protein sequence MVFSSGSSYDPDGYVNYTEFYINGVLQATSSYTASFTRCFALHGSPSNGCYQLASGVTTVTVGFKVRDNSGDWSSLVTKTYTIQEHKGRKYFVKDHLGTVRATVNRDGNVLGHDDYYPFGLTMPGRSNNTSNPNDLYKFTGHERDKEAGLDLVFAGARMMDPISGRWLSIDPLIHMTNPSEYIYHSVSPYNYVLNNPTRYVDPNGLWVITFQVTVRGMYKFLGGSLSVGLAVDDNNNVGLVRTAGVAGGVGAGYGASVELSSYGGLDTIYNLSGWGTNYGAALQVASLSAFSLEGNFTSDFFGKNDNSASGTTFSLPGWGFGNFVGAYGELAYTTVKGLGNIEEDGLKGVLNSLINDYGFSKSEAEAFLNAFESAYKEAKAKIEGFDEKFASENVQNTEQGTYTWNGEEWVKQD, from the coding sequence GTGGTTTTTTCTTCGGGTTCCAGTTATGACCCGGACGGTTATGTAAACTATACCGAGTTTTATATTAATGGTGTCCTGCAGGCTACCTCCTCCTACACGGCCTCCTTTACTCGTTGCTTTGCTTTGCATGGTAGCCCTTCTAATGGCTGTTACCAATTAGCTAGTGGAGTTACTACGGTAACAGTTGGGTTTAAAGTAAGGGATAACTCCGGGGACTGGAGCAGCCTGGTAACCAAAACCTACACCATCCAGGAGCACAAAGGGCGAAAATACTTTGTGAAAGATCACCTGGGAACGGTACGTGCCACGGTAAACCGGGATGGAAATGTACTGGGTCATGATGATTATTACCCTTTTGGGCTAACTATGCCTGGACGTTCCAACAATACCTCCAACCCGAATGATCTGTATAAGTTCACCGGGCATGAGCGGGATAAAGAAGCTGGGTTAGATTTAGTATTCGCAGGAGCGAGAATGATGGATCCAATATCAGGAAGATGGCTAAGTATTGATCCACTTATTCATATGACAAACCCGTCTGAATATATCTATCATTCGGTTTCTCCATATAACTACGTTCTAAATAATCCTACAAGATATGTTGACCCTAATGGTCTTTGGGTAATTACATTTCAGGTAACAGTGAGAGGAATGTATAAGTTTTTAGGAGGATCACTATCAGTAGGGTTAGCAGTTGATGATAATAATAATGTGGGACTAGTAAGGACTGCAGGAGTAGCCGGAGGAGTTGGTGCAGGTTATGGTGCTTCTGTTGAACTTTCATCTTACGGTGGACTTGATACTATATATAATTTAAGCGGATGGGGAACTAATTATGGAGCTGCACTACAAGTTGCTTCATTAAGTGCATTTAGTTTAGAAGGTAACTTTACAAGCGACTTTTTCGGAAAAAACGATAACTCAGCTTCAGGTACTACCTTTTCATTACCAGGTTGGGGTTTCGGTAATTTTGTAGGAGCATATGGTGAGTTAGCATATACTACGGTAAAAGGATTAGGTAATATTGAGGAAGATGGCCTTAAAGGAGTATTAAATTCATTAATAAATGACTATGGGTTTTCTAAATCAGAAGCAGAAGCTTTTTTGAATGCTTTTGAATCTGCTTATAAAGAAGCGAAAGCTAAAATTGAGGGGTTTGATGAAAAATTTGCCTCCGAGAATGTTCAAAATACGGAACAAGGAACTTATACTTGGAATGGAGAAGAATGGGTTAAACAGGATTAA
- a CDS encoding PKD domain-containing protein, producing the protein MKRLVLSALFIFLAVSLAFATEECTFAPTANITNTPTGLTFRSGDQIQFSGTTSTPNNCSGYITTYQWTIEGSTYNGSTKTHTFTLPANVHEQSYTVSLKVWNNIGLTNTKSISVTVKRPQRIYHIADHLGSVRTSVDVDGNVVGYDDYYPFGKVMPGRSDNTSNPEDDTKYTGYEVDDEAGLEMYHANARGYDPVIGRFAQIDPLSSRREWVTPYNYVQNNPMLRVDPDGLTDYIIDYKTGKLVRVGDINDEPDRILHSDKEGNVKRKGDSKLFGWMVRKSQKGKPKVAIDNIADGIVEEGMNFRDDDNIIAVGGDGPTAEQVEEFALALSEHVNKEIGGAYFSETEGGETSHITLGRYRNNLKHHAQGYGASKGYGLLNTGLFHTHIDYSLSLADRLSPSGPDFNERDGELDKNPNLQFYILTRDRKNGSRLPRFPYTTIPRTTY; encoded by the coding sequence ATGAAAAGATTAGTCTTAAGCGCTCTATTTATTTTCCTGGCTGTTTCTTTAGCCTTTGCAACCGAAGAATGTACCTTTGCACCTACCGCCAATATTACAAATACACCAACCGGTTTAACCTTTAGAAGCGGAGACCAAATTCAGTTTTCAGGCACCACGAGTACCCCCAATAATTGTAGCGGGTATATCACTACGTATCAATGGACCATTGAAGGTTCTACCTATAATGGGTCTACTAAAACTCACACATTTACTTTACCAGCTAATGTGCATGAGCAGAGTTATACAGTATCGTTAAAAGTGTGGAACAACATCGGGTTAACAAATACCAAAAGCATTTCGGTAACCGTAAAGCGCCCTCAGCGCATTTATCACATTGCCGATCATTTGGGAAGTGTACGTACCAGTGTAGATGTAGATGGTAACGTAGTAGGCTATGACGACTATTACCCCTTTGGAAAAGTAATGCCTGGAAGGTCTGACAATACCTCTAACCCTGAAGATGATACCAAGTATACCGGCTATGAAGTAGATGATGAGGCAGGATTGGAAATGTACCATGCCAATGCCAGAGGCTATGATCCGGTAATAGGTAGATTTGCTCAGATTGATCCGCTTTCTTCCAGAAGGGAATGGGTAACGCCCTATAATTATGTACAAAACAATCCAATGTTGAGGGTAGATCCGGATGGGTTAACCGACTACATTATTGATTATAAAACTGGAAAACTTGTAAGAGTTGGTGACATTAATGACGAGCCAGATCGCATTTTACATTCTGATAAGGAAGGCAATGTAAAGCGAAAAGGAGACAGTAAGCTATTTGGCTGGATGGTAAGAAAATCTCAAAAAGGGAAACCCAAAGTAGCTATTGATAACATAGCTGATGGGATAGTAGAAGAAGGAATGAATTTTCGGGATGACGACAATATCATAGCAGTAGGTGGAGATGGACCTACCGCAGAACAAGTGGAAGAATTTGCTTTAGCACTTTCTGAACATGTGAACAAAGAAATAGGCGGAGCATATTTCTCAGAAACAGAAGGAGGAGAAACCAGTCATATTACGTTGGGTAGGTATCGCAACAATCTGAAACATCATGCTCAAGGTTATGGAGCAAGCAAGGGGTACGGGTTATTGAACACTGGACTTTTCCATACACATATTGACTATAGCCTGAGTCTCGCGGATAGATTGTCACCATCGGGCCCCGATTTTAATGAAAGAGACGGTGAACTCGACAAAAATCCAAACTTACAGTTTTATATTTTGACCCGTGATCGAAAGAACGGAAGTAGGCTTCCTAGATTTCCATATACTACTATTCCTAGAACTACTTATTGA
- a CDS encoding S1/P1 Nuclease, with product MKFLLPVLIISFSISSTGTEETRRWGQIGHRTTGHIATQLLTEKAASEVDRVLNGSSLAEASTWMDEMRSYPDFRYMSPWHYVTLPPGETYETVEKAEGGDVIWAINKVVSELKGGGLSDEEEANNLRVLVHLVGDIHQPLHVGNGTDRGGNDARVTWFGDDSNLHRVWDSEMINSKQLSFTELSDFIDDELDAATIREWQSATVYDWAYESQALLDQVYEYPENGRLGYQYSFHNFATVELRLLQAGVRLAGVINEIYGE from the coding sequence ATGAAGTTTTTATTACCAGTTCTGATTATATCATTTAGCATTAGCTCTACCGGTACCGAAGAAACCCGAAGGTGGGGACAAATCGGGCACCGTACCACGGGCCATATTGCTACTCAACTACTTACCGAAAAAGCAGCTAGTGAGGTTGACAGGGTACTCAACGGTAGTTCGCTTGCTGAGGCAAGTACCTGGATGGACGAAATGAGATCATATCCTGATTTTAGGTATATGAGCCCCTGGCACTATGTAACCCTCCCTCCTGGCGAGACTTATGAAACGGTTGAAAAAGCAGAAGGCGGAGATGTTATCTGGGCAATCAATAAAGTGGTATCTGAATTGAAAGGGGGCGGTCTTTCGGATGAGGAAGAAGCGAATAATCTGAGGGTGCTTGTACACCTGGTTGGCGACATACATCAGCCCCTGCATGTCGGCAATGGTACCGACCGTGGAGGAAATGATGCCCGAGTTACCTGGTTTGGAGATGACTCGAATCTTCATCGGGTGTGGGATTCTGAAATGATCAATAGTAAGCAGTTAAGTTTTACCGAGCTTTCTGATTTTATTGATGACGAGCTGGATGCTGCTACAATCCGGGAATGGCAGTCTGCTACTGTGTATGACTGGGCTTATGAATCTCAGGCTTTATTGGATCAGGTGTATGAATACCCTGAAAATGGACGATTAGGTTACCAGTATTCTTTTCATAATTTTGCTACCGTTGAACTGCGCCTTCTTCAGGCTGGCGTTAGACTAGCAGGAGTAATTAATGAGATTTATGGTGAGTAA